The Humulus lupulus chromosome 3, drHumLupu1.1, whole genome shotgun sequence genome window below encodes:
- the LOC133821933 gene encoding chaperone protein dnaJ 15, which yields MGLGSKMEGTSAPANRRDPYEVLSVSRDSTDQEIKSAYRKLALKYHPDKNASNPEASELFKEVAYSYSILADPEKRRQYDSAGFEALDAEGMDMEIDLSNLGTVNTMFAALFSKLGVPIKTTISANVLEEAMSGTVTVRPLPIGTSVSGKVEKQCAHFFGVTINDQQAEAGIVVRVTSTAQSKFKLLYFEQDENAGGYGLALQEDSEKTGKVTSAGMYFLHFQVYRMDSTVNALAMAKDPEAAFFKRLEGLQPCEVSELKAGTHIFAVYGDNFFKTATYTIEAVCVKSYEETTEKLKDIEAQILRKRNELRQFETEYRKALARFQEVTNRYSQEKQSVDEMLKQRDNIHSSFTVTRPVNNGGAGSGLSNGSGKFPGEDSKAESPGEDGSSDAKDKSARKKWYGFINKGSDKKLG from the exons ATGGGGTTAGGTTCGAAAATGGAAGGAACTTCGGCCCCTGCAAATAGACGAGATCCATATGAGGTGCTCTCAGTATCGAGGGATTCAACCGATCAAGAAATTAAATCTGCTTACAGAAAGCTTGCTCtcaa GTATCATCCAGACAAGAATGCTAGCAACCCCGAAGCTTCCGAACTTTTCAAGGAGGTTGCTTATTCTTATAGCATCTTAGCTGACCCAGAGAAGAGAAGACAGTACGATAGTGCAGGATTCGAG GCTCTTGATGCTGAAGGCATGGACATGGAAATTGACTTATCAAATCTTGGAACAGTCAATACAATGTTTGCAGCTTTGTTCAG CAAGCTTGGTGTCCCTATCAAGACTACAATATCTGCTAATGTACTTGAAGAAGCTATGAGTGGGACTGTTACTGTCAGACCCCTTCCAATTGGAACATCAGTCAGTGGAAAG GTTGAAAAGCAGTGTGCTCATTTTTTTGGTGTAACAATCAATGACCAACAAGCTGAGGCTGGGATTGTAGTAAGGGTTACTTCAACTGCACAAAGCAAATTTAAG TTATTGTATTTTGAGCAAGACGAAAATGCTGGTGGTTATGGTTTGGCCCTACAG GAAGATAGTGAGAAGACAGGGAAAGTGACGTCTGCAGGGATGTACTTTTTACATTTTCAAGTGTACAGAATGGATTCAACTGTGAATGCG TTGGCTATGGCTAAGGATCCTGAAGCAGCTTTCTTTAAGAGATTGGAAGGTCTTCAACCTTGTGAGGTCTCAGAACTAAAAGCTGGCACTCATATATTTGCTGTCTATG GAGATAATTTTTTTAAGACTGCTACCTATACGATTGAGGCAGTTTGTGTGAAGTCATACGAGGAAACAACAGAAAAGCTTAAGGATATCGAGGCTCAGATTTTAAGAAAGAGAAATGAACTTCGCCAATTTGAGACAGAGTATAGAAAG GCATTGGCTCGTTTTCAAGAAGTGACCAACAGATACAGCCAGGAGAAGCAGTCA GTAGATGAAATGCTGAAACAGCGAGACAATATCCACTCCTCATTCACTGTCACCCGGCCAGTGAATAACGGTGGCGCTGGCAGTGGATTAAGTAATGGGAGTGGCAAATTTCCCGGTGAAGATTCGAAGGCAGAGTCTCCGGGGGAAGATGGAAGTTCAGATGCGAAAGATAAATCAGCCAGAAAGAAATGGTATGGTTTCATCAACAAAGGATCAGACAAGAAGCTTGGTTGA